The window CATTCGGAAAAGCGTAGCGGCGAAAAGAGAAGATTCATCTCCTCCGGCGCCGGCTCGGATTTCCACAATAACACTTTTTTCGTCATTAGGATCTTTGGGAATAAGCATTGATTCCAGTTCTTTCCCAGTTTTTTCTTTTTCCACCGAAAGCTTGATATTTTCATTCATCGCCATTTCTTTCATTTCCGGGTCGGTTTCCGAGTTCACAATTTCCGCGTTTTCTTTCATTTCCTTCTCAATTTTTTCATATTTCCCAATATGAGCGATGACATTTTGAAGTTCAGCCTGTCTTTTGCCTAAAGTCGCCATTTTTTTTGGATCAGAAACAATCTCAGGCGTGCTGAGCTGGTCGGTAATTTCCTGATATTCTTTTTTAATTTCGTCTATTTGATTTTGCATAATTTTTATGATAATGGACTTTTGATATTTTTCAAAGCCGGATTGGTTACCTTGGTGTATAACTGCGTTGTTCTAATATTAGCATGCCCTAAAAGTTCTTGTACATAGCGAACATCAACGCCATTCTCCAGTAGGTGAGTGGCAAAGCTGTGGCGAAGGGAATGGAATGAAGCGTTTTTTTGTATGCCTGATTTTTCCAGAGCATTTTCGAATATTTTTTGCGCCGTTCTCTCAGTTAGTTTTCCGCTTCGTTCGCTCTCAAAAACGTATTCATTGCCATGTTGAAGAGCTGTGAGTTCGTGGAGATCTGCTTTCAATTTTTCCGGAAAAATAGTGACTCTATCCTTTTTTCCTTTAGCATTTTTCAAATGGATTGATAACCCGTCAAAGTCGATGTCTCTTATTCTCAGTTCAACTGCTTCGCTTACGCGCAAGCCAGCCCCGTAGGACAGAGAAATGAGCAGGCGATGTTTTTCATTGTCTATGCAATTGATGATTTTTTCAATTTCACTGCGAGAAAGTACTATGGGTAATTTTTTCGAGGTTTTAGCAAATTTTAAATCTATGAAAATTTTACTTTTGAAAATTTCCCGGTAAAAATATTTAATGGCGTTGAGGTGAAGGTTAATTGTTTGAGGGGATTGTCCTTTTTCTTGTTTTTGCAGAAGATATTTTTTTATTAAGCTTATATCGGGATCTTTTTTAACGATTTTGATAAAATTGAAATAATCGGAAAGGCAGATGAGGTAGCTTTTGATAGTTTTTCGGCTATAATTTCGAAGCCTTAGCTCATTTTCTATTTTCTCAATCAGTTCTTTTAATTGCATATGAATTGTGCTAATATTATTTTATAGAATGTGAATAATATATCACATATTCGCATAATACACAAATTAATTAACCAATAGTGAATTGTATTCGCATAATAACTAGTTATGCAAAATGTCGCTTCGCTCCATTTTGCATAATGCGCATCTCTGCGA is drawn from Parcubacteria group bacterium and contains these coding sequences:
- the xerA gene encoding site-specific tyrosine recombinase/integron integrase — protein: MQLKELIEKIENELRLRNYSRKTIKSYLICLSDYFNFIKIVKKDPDISLIKKYLLQKQEKGQSPQTINLHLNAIKYFYREIFKSKIFIDLKFAKTSKKLPIVLSRSEIEKIINCIDNEKHRLLISLSYGAGLRVSEAVELRIRDIDFDGLSIHLKNAKGKKDRVTIFPEKLKADLHELTALQHGNEYVFESERSGKLTERTAQKIFENALEKSGIQKNASFHSLRHSFATHLLENGVDVRYVQELLGHANIRTTQLYTKVTNPALKNIKSPLS